The proteins below come from a single Tribolium castaneum strain GA2 chromosome 9, icTriCast1.1, whole genome shotgun sequence genomic window:
- the LOC662671 gene encoding phospholipase A1 member A, whose protein sequence is MTGHRDLPVFVTVKRESVVFIVLCYYLLFFAFTGAYGEDVKEKKKPETVQDLFNTSSCIPKPYRCPHRQIQFFLYTRRTQKTPELLDTTKEESLYNSQFNRINPTKIVIHGFGGGRNLSPSTDMREAYFHRGNYNIIIVDYGTLVREPCLKQMEWAPRFCAKCIAQLINYLTHHPRGVRADDLHLVGYSVGAHIAGLVANYLNPIEHGKLGRITGLDPTIVFYMGNNRSRDLDYTDAHFVDVLHTGAGILGQWGPTGHADFYINGGSSQPGCGKDTIFKTLACDHTKVTPYFIESIVTKKGFWAYPCPTLLSFMTGFCSPKDEEYVLMGEHVTHKARGIYYVSTNPNPPYAQGPPKKQIGRRGLLNRLF, encoded by the exons ATGACTGGTCATCGAGACTTGCCGGTATTTGTGACAGTGAAACGAGAAAGTGTGGTGTTTATTGTTCTTTGCTATTATCTCCTCTTCTTCGCGTTTACCG GCGCTTACGGCGAAGACGTCAAGGAAAAGAAAAAGCCAGAGACGGTTCAAGACCTTTTTAACACCTCCTCTTGCATCCCTAAGCCTTATAGGTGTCCTCACCGCCAAATCCAATTTTTCTTATACACAAG GCGGACCCAGAAAACTCCGGAGCTGTTAGACACAACCAAAGAAGAATCGTTGTACAATAGTCAATTTAATAGAATTAATCCAACGAAAATTGTGATCCATGGGTTTGGTGGGGGGCGCAATTTATCGCCGAGTACTGACATGAGAGAAGCCTATTTCCACAGAGGGAACTACAACATTATCATTGTGGATTACGGCACTTTAGTCCGGGAACCATGCTTGAAG CAAATGGAATGGGCGCCCCGTTTCTGCGCCAAATGCATTGCCCAGCTCATCAATTACCTAACCCATCATCCCAGAGGCGTAAGAGCCGATGACTTGCATTTGGTTGGTTATAGTGTTGGTGCTCACATTGCTGGTCTCGTTGCGAATTATCTCAATCCCATCGAACACGGAAAACTGGGTCGAATTACCG GCCTGGACCCCACCATCGTCTTCTACATGGGCAACAACAGATCGCGAGACCTGGATTATACTGATGCCCATTTCGTTGATGTTTTGCACACAGGGGCCGGGATTTTGGGGCAATGGGGGCCCACAGGACACGCCGATTTTTACATCAATGGGGGGTCAAGTCAGCCGGGGTGTGGCAAAGACACCATATTCA AAACTTTGGCGTGTGATCACACGAAAGTGACACCGTATTTTATCGAGTCTATTGTGACGAAAAAAGGGTTCTGGGCATATCCTTGCCCAACGTTGTTAAGTTTCATGACGGGTTTTTGTAGCCCTAAGGACGAGGAGTACGTTTTGATGGGCGAACATGTGACACATAA gGCTCGTGGTATTTACTACGTTAGCACTAATCCGAACCCACCTTATGCACAAGGACCTCCGAAGAAACAAATTGGGAGGAGAGGTCTCCTCAACCGACTgttttaa